The Populus nigra chromosome 14, ddPopNigr1.1, whole genome shotgun sequence genome has a segment encoding these proteins:
- the LOC133673362 gene encoding uncharacterized protein LOC133673362 isoform X1, with the protein MAKKENDVVSQTFRALVESADRKFGRVRDLPLYGRAPQNHYFQKVFKAYMRLWKYQQENRSKLVDSGLNRWEIGEIASRIGQLYFNQYMRSSEARFLVEAYVFYEAILERKYFDARGSGKPKVDVGVRFKELRFYARFLLVALIFNKVDMVRLLAERFKGLVDDSMTKFRETNFKEWKLVVQEIFRFMEVGTAFTNVRPLRYCALFDSHPASRPYLARFHARKIVKFRDALLTSYHRNEVKFAELTLDTYRMMQCLEWEPSGSFYQKRPVESVYQKHPVESNENGTVIDHSGAASGLIDINLAADLTDPTLPPNPRKAVLYRPSVTHLLAVMATICEELPPETIVLIYLSASGKAAHSNLSQSGSSGGSRKSSKDKVVSGVYGEDKSSAPESHCNGKRESSDYYDNYLWLGPRGYGGSNALYPGDIIPFTRRPLFLIIDSDSSHAFKVLHGAERGEPAALLLSPLKPAFKNLSAVDTSHCGSQFTFFLTAPLQAFCQMVGHTSADSDMDFYNDAEEILSIAFSEWEVILCTSKGLDLVWAQVLSDPFLRRLILRFIFCRSVLSVFCPLEDEQYLPICLPHLPNSVSARSEVVQSAVFQLANHLKVADCFQFDDR; encoded by the exons ATGGCGAAGAAAGAAAACGACGTCGTCTCACAAACCTTCCGCGCCTTGGTAGAAAGCGCAGACCGGAAATTCGGCCGAGTCCGTGACCTACCATTGTACGGACGCGCACCGCAGAACCACTACTTCCAGAAAGTATTCAAGGCGTATATGAGGTTATGGAAGTACCAGCAGGAGAACCGGTCCAAGCTAGTTGACTCCGGCTTGAATCGATGGGAAATTGGAGAGATCGCGAGTCGGATCGGGCAGTTGTATTTTAATCAGTATATGAGGAGTAGTGAAGCTAGGTTTTTAGTGGAAGCGTATGTGTTTTATGAGGCGATTTTGGAGCGGAAGTATTTTGATGCCCGCGGAAGTGGTAAACCGAAGGTTGATGTTGGTGTTAGGTTTAAGGAGTTGAGATTTTATGCTCGGTTCTTGCTTGTTGCTTTGATTTTCAACAAGGTTGATATGGTGAGATTGCTCGCTGAGAGGTTTAAAGGTCTTGTTGATGATAGCATGACGAAGTTTCGT GAAACAAACTTCAAAGAATGGAAGCTAGTGGTGCAAGAAATTTTCCGCTTTATGGAAGTTGGTACTGCCTTCACAAATGTCAGGCCTTTGCGGTACTGTGCTCTGTTTGATTCCCATCCAGCTTCTCGTCCTTATTTGGCTCGTTTCCATGCGAGGAAGATTGTAAAATTTAGAGATGCGCTCTTGACAAGTTATCATAGAAACGaa GTAAAATTTGCAGAACTTACTTTAGACACATACAGGATGATGCAATGTTTAGAATGGGAACCTAGTGGATCTTTCTACCAGAAGCGTCCTGTTGAATCTGTTTACCAAAAGCATCCAGTGGAATCGAATGAAAATGGCACTGTAATTGATCATTCTGGAGCTGCTTCTGGATTGATAGATATAAACTTGGCTGCAGATTTGACTGATCCAACTTTACCACCAAATCCCAGGAAAGCTGTTCTTTATCGTCCGTCGGTGACCCATTTGCTAGCA GTTATGGCAACAATTTGCGAAGAGCTCCCTCCAGAGACCATTGTGCTAATTTATCTATCAGCCTCAG GGAAGGCTGCTCATAGTAATCTTTCTCAGTCAGGAAGCTCTGGGGGATCAAGGAAATCTTCCAAAGACAAGGTTGTCTCTGGAGTATATGGCGAAGATAAAAGCTCTGCACCTGAATCTCATTGTAATGGCAAGAGAGAGTCAAGTGACTACTACGACAATTATCTCTGGTTAGGTCCCCGGGGATATGGTG GGTCAAATGCCCTTTACCCTGGCGATATAATTCCTTTTACTCGAAGACctcttttcttgattattgATAGTGACAGCAGCCATGCATTCAAG GTCCTGCATGGTGCAGAAAGGGGAGAGCCAGCTGCCTTGCTTCTTTCACCTTTAAAACCAGCATTCAAGAACCTATCTGCTGTTGATACATCACATTGTGGAAGTCAGTTTACTTTTTTCTTGACTGCTCCTTTGCAGGCATTCTGCCAGATGGTTGGCCACACTTCTGCTGATTCTGATATG GATTTTTACAATGATGCTGAGGAGATACTCTCCATTGCATTCTCTGAGTGGGAGGTTATTCTTTGTACATCAAAAGGCCTGGATCTGGTTTGGGCACAAGTTTTATCCGATCCATTTCTAAGGAGGCTTATTCTTAG ATTCATATTCTGCAGATCCGTGCTCTCTGTCTTCTGCCCTCTTGAAGATGAGCAATATCTACCCATTTGCCTGCCCCATCTTCCCAATTCTGTCTCCGCGAGATCTGAAGTTGTGCAGTCAGCTGTATTTCAGCTTGCAAATCACCTGAAGGTTGCagattgttttcaatttgatgaCAGATAA
- the LOC133673362 gene encoding uncharacterized protein LOC133673362 isoform X2, translated as MAKKENDVVSQTFRALVESADRKFGRVRDLPLYGRAPQNHYFQKVFKAYMRLWKYQQENRSKLVDSGLNRWEIGEIASRIGQLYFNQYMRSSEARFLVEAYVFYEAILERKYFDARGSGKPKVDVGVRFKELRFYARFLLVALIFNKVDMVRLLAERFKGLVDDSMTKFRVKFAELTLDTYRMMQCLEWEPSGSFYQKRPVESVYQKHPVESNENGTVIDHSGAASGLIDINLAADLTDPTLPPNPRKAVLYRPSVTHLLAVMATICEELPPETIVLIYLSASGKAAHSNLSQSGSSGGSRKSSKDKVVSGVYGEDKSSAPESHCNGKRESSDYYDNYLWLGPRGYGGSNALYPGDIIPFTRRPLFLIIDSDSSHAFKVLHGAERGEPAALLLSPLKPAFKNLSAVDTSHCGSQFTFFLTAPLQAFCQMVGHTSADSDMDFYNDAEEILSIAFSEWEVILCTSKGLDLVWAQVLSDPFLRRLILRFIFCRSVLSVFCPLEDEQYLPICLPHLPNSVSARSEVVQSAVFQLANHLKVADCFQFDDR; from the exons ATGGCGAAGAAAGAAAACGACGTCGTCTCACAAACCTTCCGCGCCTTGGTAGAAAGCGCAGACCGGAAATTCGGCCGAGTCCGTGACCTACCATTGTACGGACGCGCACCGCAGAACCACTACTTCCAGAAAGTATTCAAGGCGTATATGAGGTTATGGAAGTACCAGCAGGAGAACCGGTCCAAGCTAGTTGACTCCGGCTTGAATCGATGGGAAATTGGAGAGATCGCGAGTCGGATCGGGCAGTTGTATTTTAATCAGTATATGAGGAGTAGTGAAGCTAGGTTTTTAGTGGAAGCGTATGTGTTTTATGAGGCGATTTTGGAGCGGAAGTATTTTGATGCCCGCGGAAGTGGTAAACCGAAGGTTGATGTTGGTGTTAGGTTTAAGGAGTTGAGATTTTATGCTCGGTTCTTGCTTGTTGCTTTGATTTTCAACAAGGTTGATATGGTGAGATTGCTCGCTGAGAGGTTTAAAGGTCTTGTTGATGATAGCATGACGAAGTTTCGT GTAAAATTTGCAGAACTTACTTTAGACACATACAGGATGATGCAATGTTTAGAATGGGAACCTAGTGGATCTTTCTACCAGAAGCGTCCTGTTGAATCTGTTTACCAAAAGCATCCAGTGGAATCGAATGAAAATGGCACTGTAATTGATCATTCTGGAGCTGCTTCTGGATTGATAGATATAAACTTGGCTGCAGATTTGACTGATCCAACTTTACCACCAAATCCCAGGAAAGCTGTTCTTTATCGTCCGTCGGTGACCCATTTGCTAGCA GTTATGGCAACAATTTGCGAAGAGCTCCCTCCAGAGACCATTGTGCTAATTTATCTATCAGCCTCAG GGAAGGCTGCTCATAGTAATCTTTCTCAGTCAGGAAGCTCTGGGGGATCAAGGAAATCTTCCAAAGACAAGGTTGTCTCTGGAGTATATGGCGAAGATAAAAGCTCTGCACCTGAATCTCATTGTAATGGCAAGAGAGAGTCAAGTGACTACTACGACAATTATCTCTGGTTAGGTCCCCGGGGATATGGTG GGTCAAATGCCCTTTACCCTGGCGATATAATTCCTTTTACTCGAAGACctcttttcttgattattgATAGTGACAGCAGCCATGCATTCAAG GTCCTGCATGGTGCAGAAAGGGGAGAGCCAGCTGCCTTGCTTCTTTCACCTTTAAAACCAGCATTCAAGAACCTATCTGCTGTTGATACATCACATTGTGGAAGTCAGTTTACTTTTTTCTTGACTGCTCCTTTGCAGGCATTCTGCCAGATGGTTGGCCACACTTCTGCTGATTCTGATATG GATTTTTACAATGATGCTGAGGAGATACTCTCCATTGCATTCTCTGAGTGGGAGGTTATTCTTTGTACATCAAAAGGCCTGGATCTGGTTTGGGCACAAGTTTTATCCGATCCATTTCTAAGGAGGCTTATTCTTAG ATTCATATTCTGCAGATCCGTGCTCTCTGTCTTCTGCCCTCTTGAAGATGAGCAATATCTACCCATTTGCCTGCCCCATCTTCCCAATTCTGTCTCCGCGAGATCTGAAGTTGTGCAGTCAGCTGTATTTCAGCTTGCAAATCACCTGAAGGTTGCagattgttttcaatttgatgaCAGATAA
- the LOC133673363 gene encoding histone H3.3, with amino-acid sequence MARTKQTARKSTGGKAPRKQLATKAARKSAPTTGGVKKPHRYRPGTVALREIRKYQKSTELLIRKLPFQRLVREIAQDFKTDLRFQSHAVLALQEAAEAYLVGLFEDTNLCAIHAKRVTIMPKDIQLARRIRGERA; translated from the exons ATGGCCCGTACCAAGCAAACTGCTCGTAAATCTACAGGAGGAAAGGCCCCAAGGAAGCAGCTTGCTACTAAG GCTGCCCGTAAGTCTGCCCCAACCACTGGTGGAGTGAAGAAGCCTCACCGATACCGCCCTGGAACTGTTGCTCTTCG TGAAATCCGTAAATATCAGAAGAGTACGGAGCTCTTGATCAGGAAACTCCCATTCCAGAGGCTTGTTCGTGAAATTGCCCAGGACTTCAAG ACTGATCTGCGTTTCCAGAGCCATGCTGTGCTGGCGCTGCAAGAGGCAGCTGAGGCATACCTTGTGGGTTTGTTCGAGGACACCAACCTTTGTGCCATCCATGCCAAGCGTGTCACTATCATGCCCAAGGATATCCAGCTGGCTAGGAGGATCAGGGGCGAGCGTGCCTAA
- the LOC133673311 gene encoding uncharacterized protein LOC133673311, whose protein sequence is MVQNLRPGGSHHNHVMLFFVVARNQSQELQIKMQQDKGKVEEELRNMKEILTVAKRERDRARDELKEMKMVADESNAMLEGAMSNGKTADVFTELNSVMESLSKSKQELKIKEMTITSLKVEVGKLRDVEAKLLEYDNSMENLKKELTKVKSTEAHALGLLSQSKKRIQELEAEAQRGKEAEMKLLNSFAAQTKQLEQTKLLLEKSKLEITSLHKRVEKWEKHDGDKISLQRELEILKSELQLARQNRTHAQEGEKHSVSKTKNRLEETELLKHELKLATEAEENSKKAMDDLVLALSEVATEASQTREKLMLTQKELEHFKTEAENLRENLNSIEDMYRNLLNVATKEADRYRKTTERLRIEADESLLAWNAKETGFVDCIKRAEDEKSCALEENSKLLELLRTAENMNRISKQETQKVRDILKQALNEANVAKEAAGIARAENSQLKDVLDEKDNALVFITQENENLMINEAAALEQIKELKQLLSEASEKEFNVEYKENQHKQKSQSAQEKQHKDGKKPGHACSCHLKEVITPHKHKDADENSKTPDKQNNNNEDEGSENSDPLRGSIFDDEEEESPTAKPEYHDHLDDPENERNSMRKRAYLRRFGDILLRRGGSNRRGQPVGGDGHRKEQSL, encoded by the coding sequence ATGGTTCAGAATTTGAGACCAGGTGGTTCACATCATAATCATGTGATGTTGTTCTTTGTTGTAGCTAGAAACCAGTCTCAAGAGTTGCAAATTAAGATGCAGCAAGATAAGGGTAAAGTTGAAGAGGAGCTGAGGAATATGAAGGAGATATTGACTGTAGCGAAAAGGGAAAGAGATAGAGCGCGAGATGAGCTTAAAGAGATGAAAATGGTGGCCGATGAGTCAAATGCCATGTTAGAAGGAGCAATGTCTAATGGGAAGACTGCTGATGTATTTACGGAACTCAATTCAGTAATGGAATCATTGTCAAAATCAAAGCAAGAGTTGAAGATCAAAGAAATGACTATCACATCTTTGAAAGTTGAAGTTGGAAAGCTACGAGACGTGGAGGCCAAATTGCTAGAGTACGATAACTCAATGGAAAATCTGAAAAAGGAGTTGACTAAAGTTAAATCAACTGAGGCACATGCTTTGGGTTTATTATCCCAGAGTAAGAAAAGAATTCAAGAACTTGAGGCTGAGGCACAGAGAGGGAAAGAAGCAGAAATGAAATTGTTAAATTCATTTGCTGCTCAAACAAAGCAGCTTGAACAGACCAAGTTATTGCTTGAAAAGTCGAAGCTTGAGATTACCTCCCTTCACAAGAGGGTTGAGAAATGGGAAAAACATGATGGGGATAAGATTTCATTGCAAAGAGAACTAGAAATTCTCAAGTCTGAACTTCAGTTGGCAAGACAGAACCGAACACATGCACAGGAGGGCGAAAAACATTCAGTATCAAAGACCAAGAATCGACTTGAGGAGACGGAGTTGCTTAAACATGAATTGAAGCTAGCAACTGAGGCAGAAGAGAATAGCAAGAAGGCAATGGATGACTTGGTATTAGCCCTATCTGAAGTTGCAACAGAGGCCAGCCAAACAAGGGAAAAGCTCATGTTAACCCAGAAAGAGCTGGAGCACTTCAAAACGGAGGCAGAAAACTTGCGGGAGAATTTAAATAGCATTGAGGACATGTATAGGAATCTTTTGAATGTAGCAACGAAAGAAGCTGATCGATATAGAAAAACAACTGAGAGGTTGCGAATAGAGGCTGATGAATCACTTCTGGCATGGAATGCGAAAGAGACTGGCTTTGTTGATTGCATCAAGAGAGCCGAAGACGAAAAGTCCTGTGCATTGGAAGAGAACAGTAAACTTCTTGAATTGCTTAGAACAGCCGAAAACATGAACAGGATATCTAAGCAAGAGACTCAGAAGGTGCGCGATATACTTAAACAGGCCCTGAATGAAGCTAATGTTGCGAAAGAAGCTGCAGGAATTGCTAGGGCTGAGAATTCCCAACTCAAAGATGTCTTAGATGAAAAAGACAATGCTTTGGTTTTCATTACTCAAGAGAACGAGAACCTTATGATTAATGAAGCTGCAGCTCTCGAACAAATCAAAGAGTTGAAGCAACTTCTCTCTGAAGCATCAGAAAAGGAATTTAATGTGGAATATAAGGAAAACCAACATAAGCAAAAGTCACAGAGTGCACAGGAGAAGCAGCACAAAGATGGCAAGAAACCTGGCCATGCATGCAGTTGCCATCTTAAAGAGGTAATAACTCCCCATAAACACAAGGATGCAGATGAGAACAGCAAAACTCCtgataaacaaaacaataataatgagGATGAGGGCTCTGAAAATTCTGATCCACTTAGGGGATCAAtatttgatgatgaagaagaagaatcaccAACAGCAAAACCAGAGTACCATGATCATCTAGATGATCCGGAGAACGAAAGGAACTCTATGAGAAAACGAGCATATTTACGAAGATTTGGTGATATTCTACTGAGGAGAGGAGGTTCTAACAGAAGGGGACAACCAGTTGGTGGTGATGGTCACAGAAAAGAACAGTCATTATAG
- the LOC133672808 gene encoding lanC-like protein GCL1 encodes MSSAVEATSQENHEESSNERLDLSHHIDPTAADMLIPNEILLKAAISLKDQVVEATWKRDSNMGAGIDPTVYTGLLGTAFTCLRSYEVTGNEQDLLLCSNIVDTCSVSAHASSRQMTLTFLCGRGGLYALGAVAANYKGDHQGRDFFLNLFLEVAQERALPVGPEEGGFGMSYELMYGRAGFLWAALFINNHLGEGTLPGDLLLPVVDAVLAGGRAGASDNAACPLMYRWHGTRYWGAANGLAGILQVLLNFPLSKEDAEDVKATLRYMMSNRFRHSGNYPSSEGNPRDKLVQWSHGATGMAITLCKASEMFPNDREFRDAAIEAGEVVWKSGLVKKVGLADGVAGNAYAFLSLYRLTGESIYEERAKAFASFLYHNASGLVTIGHARGADHAYSLFQGLAGTACLWFDLFKPESSRFPGYEL; translated from the exons ATGTCATCTGCGGTGGAGGCAACTTCTCAAGAGAACCATGAGGAGAGCAGCAACGAACGGCTAGATTTGAGTCACCATATAGATCCAACTGCTGCAGATATGTTAATCCCTAATGAAATTCTTCTCAAAGCTGCCATTTCTCTCAAGGATCAg GTGGTGGAGGCGACGTGGAAAAGAGATAGCAATATGGGTGCGGGTATTGACCCGACAGTGTATACGGGTCTTCTGGGGACAGCTTTCACCTGCTTGAGGTCGTACGAGGTTACCGGTAATGAGCAGGACTTGCTATTGTGCTCCAACATTGTTGACACGTGTTCCGTTTCCGCACATGCCTCCTCTAG GCAAATGACCTTGACCTTCTTATGTGGGAGAGGAGGATTATATGCCCTTGGAGCCGTGGCCGCTAACTACAAGGGGGACCATCAAGGACGTGACTTCTTTTTGAATCTCTTCCTTGAG GTAGCACAAGAGAGAGCCCTCCCAGTTGGACCTGAGGAGGGTGGTTTTGGGATGTCATACGAGCTTATGTATGGGAGAGCTGGGTTTTTATGGGCTGCTTTATTCATAAACAATCATCTTGGCGAAGGGACGTTACCTGGTGATCTTCTTTTGCCTGTTGTTGACGCTGTTTTAGCTGGGGGCAGAGCAGGGGCATCTGACAATGCAGCCTGTCCACTGATGTACAGATGGCATGGCACGCGGTACTGGGGTGCAGCCAATGGCCTTGCTGGAATCTTGCAAGTGCTACTTAACTTTCCTCTTTCCAAAGAGGATGCCGAGGATGTTAAGGCAACTTTAAGGTACATGATGAGCAACCGGTTCCGTCATAGCGGAAATTACCCTTCAAGCGAAGGAAACCCGAGGGACAAATTGGTGCAATGGTCACATGGTGCAACTGGCATGGCCATCACCCTCTGCAAGGCATCTGAG atgtttccaaatgataggGAGTTCAGAGATGCTGCTATAGAAGCAGGGGAAGTTGTTTGGAAGAGTGGGCTAGTGAAGAAGGTAGGCCTTGCCGATGGTGTGGCAGGAAACGCTTATGCCTTCCTTTCCCTTTATCGCCTTACTGGAGAGAGCATATATGAGGAGAGAGCAAAGGCATTTGCAAGCTTCTTATATCATAATGCTAGTGGACTCGTGACCATAGGCCATGCTCGTGGAGCTGATCATGCCTATTCTCTTTTTCAAGGACTAGCTGGAACAGCTTGCCTTTGGTTTGATCTTTTCAAGCCTGAAAGTTCCAGATTCCCTGGGTATGAACTATAA